Within the Salvia hispanica cultivar TCC Black 2014 chromosome 4, UniMelb_Shisp_WGS_1.0, whole genome shotgun sequence genome, the region ttctcgatttaaattattttttcgcataacatatatcaaattaaaggtaatttcataaggattctaacgaaaTCTCccttgcatatgttccgatgtcaaaatttgaaaaaaattcaaaaattttcataaattttgttaacaGCTTTATAACAATATACAAcacataatatgtcaatactATGCTTGTACAATGTCAATATGAATTTGTAGACATTGTCATGTATTTGTTTTGATGTATTTcatacactgtattgacattatatttctacaccctaaatttgatagttgctattatcattttaatattaaaaaatgaaaaacgaaattacaCATTACAAATTGTAAACCACGAGATTTCCAAAATCATatgatcttaaattagttgtagttaacaattaaatgattaGTCATCAATTAATCGCTCCTCTAAGCAAATAATTATAGCAATGACTAGAGGGCAAAGTTTTGATGATTGACCGATCaaactaaattttgaaattttaattggtaTAATTATAGCAATGACTTGAGGGCAAAGTTTTgactaaattttgaaattttaattggagtagtataattatagCAATGACTTGAGGGCAAAGTTTTGAAAATGGGTTGATATGGAAAATCAATTCCataaattagtataaaaaGGTTCAGGTGTTTTGATTAAGATTATAGCGTgaatttcacaaatttattCCTTTATTCTTcagttatatatatacaataaaaacaatagacAGTGGAGtcaaactcaaaatatcaCCACCACGATCACGATTAACGCCTCGCAGCCCGCCGTCGCTCggtagtattaaaattattccaTAAACTTTGGTATACCATAATTCGCTATACAGCCTCTTCACGCTTGGGCGTGGAAATTGCATATCAGGGAAGACTAAAAGATGTTGGACCTTAATCTATTTCGCGATGAGAAGGGCGGGGATCCTGAGAAAATAAGTGAGTCTCAGCGCCGTCGTTTCGCAAATGTTGAAATTGTTGATGAGGTTATTGAGCTTGACAAAGCTTGGAGGAAGCGTCAGTTTCTACTCCTTgtttatctcattttaattttatactccctctgtttcttcatagttgaggcgaaacttttcggcacggagttttaaaaagaaatgttgggtgtgttaaataaatagataaaagaagtactccctccgttccctcatagttgaggcggaacttttcgacgcagagtttaaaaaatgaatgttgagtgtgttaaatataaatagataaaacaagcaagaaagagaaaaaagtcgagagaataaagtaaaaagttaataaagtagaaagaataaagtaatggagagtaaagtaagaaaggggaaaaaattactatatatggaaatgactcaactatgaggaaacttcccgaaatggaaaaatgactcaactatgaaggaacggagggagtaagaaagagaaaaaaatagagagaataaagtataaagtgaataaagtagagagaaaaaagtaagagagagtaaagtaagagagagaaaaaaattaccatatatggaaatgactcaactctGAAGAAACTTCcctaaattgaaaaatgactcaactatgaagaaatggagggagtatacgtTACTAGTctttttgtggattttattaaacttaattaatgGTGATGTAGGCCGATTTGAGTTGGATGGTTTGAATGCTTGTAGGAACAAGATGAGCAACCAGATCAAAATCGTGAGTTTCCTGTTTAAGTTTATTGTGATTTTGCAATCAtctaaaatatgcaaaaaaagaaaaaagaagagaaaatgcCAACCAATATCAGATTGGGATGGCTTTCTAGTTGCATTGTTTCCTTTGAATGTTgcaaaagtgaaaaagaaCTTATTAAAGTCTAAACAATGATGTAACTGAGTTGTATATGTTTCCTTTTTGTTTAATTGCAAGTCCGGAGGAGatgtaaatgaatttaaagGCAGTTTAGATGAAAACAGAGAACTGATTGCACAGAAGGTGGCCGAGGTGAAGGAGGCCGAAACAGCATTACGGCTTAAATTAGGAAGCATTGGAAACCTAGTGCATGATTCTGTTCCGGTTGATAATAATGAAGTGAGTTCGAGGACTTCTTGCCTTCTTGGATAATCTTTTCAATAAATCGTGACATTTTTCAGGCCAATAATGTTGTTATACGGTCATGGGGAGAGAAGAGGATGGAGCCAAACCTGAAGAATCATGTCGAGCTTGTTAAACTTCTTGGAATTGCAGATTTGGAGAAAGGTGTTCACttgaaattgaaaagtaaaaCTAATGTTTAAGAAATTGTGCAAGTAAAATGGCAGCTGCTTTGTGCTTGGCATAGCAGGACAAGCTagtaaatttcatattttgtcaaattttattagCCTTGGcttcttttcaattattatactCATAGCAATAACTAGTTTATTGATATAAAGTGGGTTTCGACATTCGCAGGTTCAAATGTTGCGGGAAACAGAGGTTACTATCTCAAAGGGGATGGAGTATTGCTTAACAAAGCTCTAAGCAACTTTggtctttattttttgaagaatAGGGGATACATGTTGTTGGAGCCTCCTTTCTTCATGCGGAAAGGTATTATGGAAAAGTCTGCCCAGTTGGCCGAATTTGATGATCAGCTTTACAAGGtaacctttttttaattgtcGAATAGCTTAAAATGATTGTTCAGAGTTTGTACCTTAATACAGTCTTTAACTTTAGAGAGAAGATACCACATTAAAATGATACAGTCCTGTGCAATATATTGTGCACCTGAACTTTGCATGCTTAAACATCTTGGCTTTTGTGTGTCTAACAGGTTACtggagaaggagaagacaaATATCTGATAGCTACTTCCGAACAGCCGCTTTGTGGGTATCATATGGACGATCGGATTCATCCTACCCAACTGCCTTTGAGGTCTGAGATCTATACTATTTCAAAACCTTCCACCTTCTctggtatttttatttatgtttgatgGGCGTTATGGTTTCTTTTAGATATGCAGGATTTTCTACCTGCTTCAGGACAGAAGCTGGCTCGCATGGTATCGATACTTCAGGACTTTTCCGTGTTCACCAATTTGAAAAGGTTGAACAGTTCTGTATTACTAGTCCAAATGGAAATGATTCAGGGGAAATGCATGAAGAAATGCTCAAAAATTCAGAGGATTTTTACCAGCTGGTATATGTTTTTCCCTCCTTTTGATTGATAGTATAATCACAATAAATTTGTTACTTTAAGATTGTCCCTTAAGTTGGATGCTTCTAATTAAACTTGCAGCTAAATATTCCCTATAAAGTTGTATCTATCGTCTGACGCTGCTGCAAAAAAGTATGACTTGGAAGGGTGGTTTCCAGCATCGAAAACTTATAGAGAACTTGTTTCCTGTTCAAATTGCACTGACTATCAGTCGAGGAGATTAAATATACGATTTGGACAGAAAAAGGTAAGAGTCCTACTGGTTTGTGCTTCTTGTGTTATGGTCTAAATCTATATAGCTATGTCAATTCGTGATTGGGAACCGAATCATTGGTAAAGATATTGACTCAATTGAGTTGTTGCAGGGCAAGTCTGAAGAGTACGCCCACATGTTAAACTCGACATTGACAGCGATTCAGAGGACCATGTGCGCCCTCCTCGAGAACAACCAAAAGGAGGACGGGGTTGAGATACCAGAGGCTCTTCGACCATTCATGTTTGGGGAATCCTTCATTCCTTTTAAACATGTCTAGGAAAGCTTCTGCCTAGGCCTTGCACTTCCATTTATTCTTAGTTAAGTTATGCAAGCTCTGCTGTTGAGATCCTTTGTTTTTTCTTAGCTCATCTTTGATGTTTTTTGGAGACTAGAATAACTAATGGCAAGacaaaaaatttggaaagaaaAGGCATTCTCGTGCTATCCATTATGCTAATGGCATGCAATTATTTTCACGTGAACACTAAACTACTAAGTACATATCATAGTGCACCACCAATTATGGAATTGAGAGGAACTTGAATTGtgattcaattccaaatccaaatatttatgGTGCCAAATATTGGATTTGAAGTTAAAGGCTTCAATTTTGATTCCAGAAGCTAAATTACATGGTAGCGAATGGAATTTTAGAGAATTAAGACTCTAGAAGCAAATGATATGATGATTTCTTGCAAGCAATTGAGATTGCAACCAAATTATGATACTGTATGAATTTTGACATGAACAAGAAGCACAAAACAATAGGACTCTTAccttatttctaaaaataaggACATAATAGAAACCAAATGTTTTAAAAGAAGGCTCTTCCTATGattaaaaatagagataaaatttATTCCATCGTCTAACGAATTTCTTTTTATagaaattcatataattttgttattaaatttaaaattcttctGATAATCATTGTAAATGCGATAAGGATATATACTAGCATTACGCAATTTATGCTGTTTGTTCACCTCCTCAATCAATAACACTAAATTAGAATGCCAagctactactactactactatatataacCTCACTACATTGAATCCAAAAACATGCTCATGCAACTACAAAAATGGATGAAACTCAAATCCAATTCATACTCCCATCTCTCATCTTCCTATTCTTATTATGGATAACAATCAAGAATCTATCACACACAAACAAGAATCCACCGCCATCACCCCCTAAACTCCCACTAATCGGAAACCTCCACCAACTCGGCTCCTTACCCCACAAAAACCTCCAATCCTTAGCCCGAAAACACGGCCCGATCATGCTCCTCCACTTCGGCCCCGTCCCCGTCCTCATCGCCTCCTCAGCCGACGCAGCCCGCGAGATCACAAAAACCCACGACCTCATCTTCGCCAGCCGCCCCCTCAACAAGGTAAGCCAGAAACTCTCCTACAACGGAAGAGACGTTGTTTTCGCGCCTTATGGTGAGTACTGGCGGAGAGCGAAGAGCGTACTAATGCTGCAGCTGCTGAGCGGGAAAAGGGTCCAATCTTACCGCTTGATAAGGGAAGAAGAAACGGCTCTTTTGGTGAAGAGGATTCTGGAATGTTCGGGGCCGGTGAATTTGAGTGAGATGTTTTCGGAGTTCACTAACGATGGTATTTGTAGATCGGCCTTTGGGAGGAAATACAGCGATTCGGAGAGTGGGAGGAAGTTTCTTGAGCTTGTGGGAGAGGTGTCGGAGGTGATCGGGGCGGTTCGAGCCGGGGAATTCCTGCCTTGGCTTAGCTGGATGGATCGTGTTAGTGGTTTTGATGGGAAGGTCGATAGGATTGCTCGGGAGATGGATGAGTTTTTGGAGGGAGTGATGCGTGAGCGGTTGGGTGATAGAGAGGGGTTTTCGGAGGGGAAGGAAGGAGataattttcttgatattttgcTTGGAATTTACAGTGATAGCAATGGTGAAGTCTCGGTTGATGACACAGAGAGCATCAAAGCAATACTATTGGTGAGTTTTTCTTactcatctttttcttttctccctTTCCACTTATAAGTCGTATTATTAACTACTGCCTCGTGACTCCGTGTCCGcgaaaaatagacaaattttgtcattttggtttgtccaCGAAATATAGACAAagttcaaaaaggaaaattttcaacaaatactAACCCTACGCATCATTCTAAATGTGGACCCCACAATCTACTAACACTCATTCCACGACCTTTTCCATCCGTCTCTCTTACTCATTCCACTATCGCTGTATCATATAGTCTGTCAAATCGACAGTTTGGTAATTTATACGCGAAATTTAAAGTTgctattaaaaacaaaaatttagcgaaagttcaaaatttacaagcaaatactcatttttattatggaAGTCTCTTTTTGAAATTCTATTGATTTTGCAGGATGTATTTGCAGCGGGAACAGATACTACCTCGGTGTTTCTGGAATGGGCCATGACAGAACTCTTGCGAAACCCTACCGTTATGCAAAACCTTCAAaatgaagtaagagagacagCCAAAGACAGCTCAAACATAACAGAGGATGACTTAGAAAGAATGCATTATCTGAAAGCCGTGATCAAAGAAACACTTCGTTATCACCCGCCAGTCCCGTTGCTAGTACCAAGAGTAGCAAGCAAAGATGTGAAGATCAAAGGATACGACGTGGCAGCCGGAACTGTGGTGATGATCAACGCGTGGGCTATAGGGAGAGACAGTGTCTCATGGAACGAACCGGAGGAGTTTAAGCCCGAGAGGTTCTTGAATTCTTCAATAGATTTCAAGGGCTTGAATTTCGAGCTCGTCCCGTTTGGGATGGGTAGAAGGGCCTGCCCTGGAGCTGCATTTGCTGTTGCTACAATTGAGTTTGTGTTAGCTTCTCTGGTGCAAAAATTTGACTGGAAATTGGACAATGGAGGTCAAGGGGGAAATTTGGACATGAGTGAGAGACAGGGGATCACTGTCCATAGAGATATTCCTCTTATTGCAGTTGCTTCTCTGAGCAAATAAATGAGTAGACTATATGATAAGAGTgtgttttgatttgtttggTTACACTATCTTTGTAATGTGTTGTTTATATATGTGACGCATAGATGTAATAAAGAATTAgaactaaataattttgtttaataataTCGGAAAAGTTAGTCAACTTATCCATTTCtcgagtgaactacaaaaatagtcattAATTAGACTTTAGTGTTTGACGGTTGTACacatgttatttttaaattttaaaaatatcatttgccATCCTTGGACtttgatattttcatgttttttattCTTGATGAGTTGGGCCGGTTTGAGTAAGCCCAAAGAGGTcagataattttttatgttatgtcaaaatccaactttttttttcctggaagctttattttatattttccttcCATAAGAGTTGTACAATTTCTGAAGTATATCAGcaaaaaagaagtgaaaattttagtttggCACATGAAGATAGAACTAATTTAGTCGATGTGGAAAAACTATAGTACATCAAAATGAGAAGATAAAGTttagaaatagaaagaaaaaaaaaatggcctTTTTGGAGACGCTAGAGGTATAGAATTCAGTTTTCATCATTCCTTCACTCTcaaattaagaaaagaaaaaagcaaaTACTTGATAAAGGAGTTGTCAAATGAGAATAATTTGGATATTGGAGATGAGTGTTCCCTCCTATAAATACGTCGAACACAACATAATTTAGGAACACACAATAGAGAAGTtatgaagataaaaaaaaaatggaaaaagctGAAATGCATTGGAGCAAAATGCATTGAATTGACAAACACAAAAACTTGCCGCATGCAGGTTATATTCGTATCACAATATCATCATCGAAAATCCACGTGCCATTATTTTAAGCCATTAGATATATCTTTAAACTTATTGGTCATTAATTggtaatattattatcaaaattctACTCCATTcgtttcgccatagttgagtcattttaccatttcggaaagtttcttcatagttgagttatttccatatttggtaacttttttctctttcttactttactctcttactttatttattcactttatactttattctctctaccttttcctctctcttatttttttatttatttatttaacacaccctacattcatttctaaaactctgtgcccaaaagttccgcctcaactatagCGAAACGGACGGAGTAACTGTTACTTGATTAACAACACCATCTTAGATGATAAATTCTAGTCATTAATTGGTCAATCAAAATATCATTCACAATATTCTTCATTACATCACAATAACAttttcaacatcaaaatattattttctgcGATGTTAAGAAAGATAATGATAGtttacaaaaaagaaaatgatatttatgtaAGAGAAAACAATATTACGAAGGATATTGTGTATATTAACAGagataatgatattatataaatcTATACTGAATAGACTCGTACACCATATATGATCCCAAAAGTCAAAGTCGGAAACCATAATCCATACCATCGGAGTCTTCCTTAACCAACGCCATCTCCAGTCAAGCAACCTCTCATTCCACTGCTTCGGTTGTAAGTTTGCGATCACTAATCATAagattatcatttaaattttaatcatggTAATGGTGTTTCAATCGTTTTCGTGTTGCTATTGTGTGGTTGTTGTGTCATGTCAAGTTCGTGACGCTATCATGTTGTTTTCATGTCGTGTCAACCCGAACAGAACCATGTCGCTAATGAATTAGTTTGTGTGCGGGTGGTGTTCAAGGTTGAAGGTATCAGGTTCAGACAGGGGCGGAGCTAGAAATTTATAGGGAGAGGggcaaatttatatatgaggaaattttaaaaatttgaagaggGGCATTAAGTGGGAAATTGGaagaaataaatgataaaatatacaatGTATACATGGATATGAAAATATGAGGCGGGGTAATTGCCCCTCTTTCTACAAGTGTAGATTCGCCCTGGGTTCAGAAATTATCAtgtttgttttcaaattcagAGTGCCCTTCACGAGTCGGGTTCATGTTTGAACTTATTAGTTGGATTGATATCAGGTTGACATGATAACAACTCAACTCGCACAATTTGTTGTTCTTACACCTACGCCCCAAAGAGCTTGTATTGCCAAAAAAAAGAGTACGAGAGAAAGGATGTGGAACTGAGTGTAAAATTAAGTCATATGTGAATTTAAGATATATAAGTAACTGAAATTATATGCTGtgtgtataaaaatatactaaatgATAGTATTAAGAATTATGAATGGATATTAAGGAAGATTGGCATGCTTTTGTGAGCGTTGAATTAATGAATGAAAGAGTAATCGTATACCCAGTAAATTagaaatgtgaaatttaaataaggGTATGTAAGTACGTGgatgtttttatttctttttttagctCTAACAGTACAACTTTGACCCCTCAATTTTaacgttttttttaaatataataataattggcTGGACACACTACGGGTCAACATATTTGACCATTAAAATTCTACTCTTACTTCGCTTCTTTGTCATTATAGCTATCCCACCAATAACACCCCGTGCGGACCCTCACTCCAACATGTCAGACAACACCGCTGACTCCAGCTCCACAGACAGTGACTCCACCACCGACACCGAGTCTACCTCCGTGCCCATTGACATTGTAGGTAACACGTCCCAGAGCGAGCGGACAATAACTGTGCTAGCATCACTCTTTGATCACGCAGACTCTTCACCATCAGTAAACCAACCCTCCGCAAGCAATGAATTCACCGAATTCACCATGCCCACGAGCTTCGACAACTCTTCGCCCAACGCCTCCCCGACCTCTTCGCAATCAGCAACACAACCCATCAACCCAAAAAAGACCAAGTATGCTAGGTCGTCCAGTCCCACCTCCCCTGACTCTTCTTGCTCTAAAACTGGCTCGTCAACGACTGCTGCTCCTGGACAGGGTCGTTTCAAGAGACAAAAGATCAAATGATTATTGCATTCTTATCTTATCATAACTTACTACTACTGTACtatctaatttattaaaccattatttcaaatttttataattattgcaTAAAACCAAAACTACGGGTTAATCGATTTCGAGATTTGATAATAGTATTTGcataaaaccaaaaactaTGGGTTAAATTAATCGAGttggatatttaattttttatggtaAGAATTTTCTTTAGTCCAAACCCTTTATATTTACCAGTCTATTTATGTGGGTTTCACTTGACTAATACCGCATGCAAATTCGGATTACCAATAATTGAgctctatttaaattttttattacaaatatttaaaatattccgtatttattaattaagttacTTAGTTAATTTCTTTTCCAAGAGTGCTAAAGTTTTGAAACAAAACTTATTAAACTGGAATAAATTCTTACTAGTTAGATTTCGTGTGATCATTTTCATTGAAAATTTACCAACGTGAAGTTTGTTAGATTTCGTCATATTACTTGCCAACTTTAAAGCGCGTTGACTTTtgttaaagtaagaaagagatagagagaaaaagtgtgCTAGTAGAACATCTCTTTAGAGAAAAAGGAGTTTTCTGAAATGGAAAGATTCTATTTTCAAGAAATTGgccaaaaaggaaagagtttctatttttaagaagagggtgtataattttttaagaattttaatgaaGTCGGTTTGTAATTTACagtgttatttatttttaattttattaattggttgataattaaaaaaaatttaacctGCACCCAAATAAAGCTAACTCGAAACAGGACGGACTGACCCGGTGGGTTGACCTAGgtgtaataaatatttgttgttcCGTCTTGTTTGAAAACtattttcacatttcattagtgttgttcataatataaataataaaataactataCAAAAAACTTAACCTtccatttaatatttaatactctactatatatttatgttagatttttattaatataaatggatACTAAATTAGAactttataattcaaaattt harbors:
- the LOC125218192 gene encoding cytochrome P450 71A8-like, encoding MDETQIQFILPSLIFLFLLWITIKNLSHTNKNPPPSPPKLPLIGNLHQLGSLPHKNLQSLARKHGPIMLLHFGPVPVLIASSADAAREITKTHDLIFASRPLNKVSQKLSYNGRDVVFAPYGEYWRRAKSVLMLQLLSGKRVQSYRLIREEETALLVKRILECSGPVNLSEMFSEFTNDGICRSAFGRKYSDSESGRKFLELVGEVSEVIGAVRAGEFLPWLSWMDRVSGFDGKVDRIAREMDEFLEGVMRERLGDREGFSEGKEGDNFLDILLGIYSDSNGEVSVDDTESIKAILLDVFAAGTDTTSVFLEWAMTELLRNPTVMQNLQNEVRETAKDSSNITEDDLERMHYLKAVIKETLRYHPPVPLLVPRVASKDVKIKGYDVAAGTVVMINAWAIGRDSVSWNEPEEFKPERFLNSSIDFKGLNFELVPFGMGRRACPGAAFAVATIEFVLASLVQKFDWKLDNGGQGGNLDMSERQGITVHRDIPLIAVASLSK